The genomic window TGCACAAAGTGATTTCGATTTCTACCGTTCGATCAAAATTGAATATGCAACAGACAGTTTTAAAACCGACAAAGGCATTCAGTTCAATTATGCGAATCTCTATGAAGGCACGATAAGTTCTCTGGAAGAGCCCGCATTCAATTTCGCGAATACCATTACATCCAGATTAAAAATCACTATCCAAAATAACGACAATAAGCCGTTACGTTTAAGCGGCTTACAGTTAAAAGGTAACATCTATGAGATTATAGGCCGGTTTGATGAACCAAAAGATGAATATGCTTTATATTATGGCAATGAGAAAGCTACAGGTCCGGTTTATGAAATTGAAAAATTCGAAAGTAAGATCCCTACAAATTTGACCAGCGTTAACATTGGAACAGAACAGCTAAACCCTGCCTATTCCATTGAAACAGAAAAACCATTATTTGAAAACAAAGCATGGCTTTGGGTATTAATGGCGGTGATTATTGCACTATTGGGCTGGTTTTCATTTAAAATGTTGAAGAATTAAGCATATAAGGTTACAAATAATATTAAGCTATAAACAAAACCATGAAGAACATTTTCCAACCCGCAGTAACTAGCGAAATTATTGAAAGAATTAACAAGCTTACTCCAGCTACCACTCAACTTTGGGGTAAAATGAACGTTGCGCAGATGCTGGCACATTGCAATGTAACTTACGAAATGGTTTACGATGATATTCATCCAAAACCGGGGCCGATAATGAAGTTTATCCTGAAAAAATTAGTCAAAAGTAAAGTAGTAAGCGAAAAGCCTTATCCTAAAAATAATCAGACAGCCCCTCAATTTATTATTAAGGATGAAAAAGATT from Flavobacterium sp. W4I14 includes these protein-coding regions:
- a CDS encoding hypothetical protein (product_source=Hypo-rule applied; pfam=PF07606; superfamily=109854), giving the protein MKNIFQPAVTSEIIERINKLTPATTQLWGKMNVAQMLAHCNVTYEMVYDDIHPKPGPIMKFILKKLVKSKVVSEKPYPKNNQTAPQFIIKDEKDFEKEKMRLIDYINQTQQLGENHFDGKESHSFGPLAKTEWNNMFYKHLDHHLVQFGA